A window from Zingiber officinale cultivar Zhangliang chromosome 7A, Zo_v1.1, whole genome shotgun sequence encodes these proteins:
- the LOC122002013 gene encoding uncharacterized protein LOC122002013, whose translation MCKKHKHILQTKESLAQGKPLNKEQEQVLCSKPTMLTLIDYYKKLQCPLSVTVQEELNLASSATTPAVYPPPPPISTPQEETPIPVDDKDEPDRAVIDILTLAYFGCLFDVKLLSEFAAMMLTRTHEHDCCLTYDYVTDDATDLLGEQDLDVSFITSRVIYLGVLHKEALHACLQHTKLWLMNVDQPIQPGTSLIC comes from the coding sequence ATGTGCAAGAAGCACAAGCACATCTTGCAGACGAAGGAGAGCCTTGCGCAAGGGAAGCCGCTCAACAAGGAGCAGGAACAGGTTCTTTGTTCCAAGCCCACAATGCTCACTCTCATCGACTACTACAAGAAGCTCCAGTGTCCCCTCTCCGTCACTGTCCAGGAGGAGCTCAACCTCGCCTCTTCCGCCACCACCCCTGCCGtatatcctcctcctcctcctatcTCTACCCCTCAAGAAGAAACCCCTATCCCCGTTGATGACAAGGATGAGCCGGATCGGGCCGTGATTGACATTTTGACTTTGGCCTATTTCGGGTGTTTGTTCGATGTCAAGCTGCTGAGCGAGTTTGCGGCAATGATGTTGACCAGGACTCATGAGCATGACTGCTGCTTGACCTATGACTATGTGACGGACGATGCCACCGACCTGCTTGGTGAGCAGGATCTCGATGTATCCTTTATCACTTCGCGGGTAATCTATTTAGGTGTCTTGCATAAGGAGGCTCTCCATGCCTGCCTTCAGCACACAAAGCTCTGGCTTATGAACGTTGATCAGCCTATCCAGCCTGGGACATCACTCATCTGTTAG
- the LOC122000769 gene encoding uncharacterized protein LOC122000769: protein MEDVLTETPPPSRFFREDLDNFASPPPSLPPPLVLLNPNSSSDHLRPPLLIIALSAPSLAVLHRIPHKVLIGALILPEIPLAGNSLEPSARDRSCYVYAGESQVLVSVQLPVADERARAVAKSLLGGIQAERVLILDSIRSQNYRGRLAVDETLAFKLETVEERNAEQHLVRGLDYFPSGSVMDGLGAAIIAECQMRRAKGTLVATWPASARSAEMTMFGSLLNDLGFPISESDGNDDFVAGYSGSSRYDSDLYT, encoded by the coding sequence ATGGAAGACGTTCTCACGGAGACGCCGCCGCCCTCTCGATTCTTCCGAGAAGACCTTGACAACTTCGCCTCTCCGCCTCCTTCTCTCCCGCCACCTCTTGTCCTCCTGAACCCCAACTCCAGTTCAGACCACCTCCGTCCTCCCCTCCTCATCATCGCTCTTTCCGCCCCCTCCTTGGCCGTCCTCCATCGGATCCCCCACAAGGTCCTCATCGGTGCCCTAATCCTGCCGGAGATTCCCCTCGCTGGCAACTCCCTTGAGCCCTCGGCACGCGATCGCTCTTGCTATGTCTACGCCGGAGAAAGTCAGGTCCTCGTCTCTGTTCAGCTCCCTGTTGCGGACGAAAGGGCCCGTGCTGTTGCAAAATCGCTGCTGGGGGGGATCCAGGCGGAGAGGGTTTTGATCTTAGACTCGATCCGGAGCCAGAACTACAGGGGGAGGTTAGCCGTGGACGAAACCCTGGCTTTTAAGCTGGAGACGGTAGAGGAGAGAAATGCCGAGCAGCATCTGGTGCGAGGATTGGATTACTTTCCGTCCGGGAGCGTGATGGATGGCCTAGGGGCTGCCATCATCGCGGAATGCCAGATGAGGAGGGCAAAGGGCACTTTGGTGGCGACATGGCCCGCTAGTGCTCGATCTGCTGAAATGACAATGTTTGGGTCGTTGTTGAACGATTTGGGATTTCCTATAAGCGAGTCTGATGGCAATGATGACTTCGTTGCTGGCTACTCAGGTTCTTCTCGGTACGATTCAGATTTATATACCTGA
- the LOC122002017 gene encoding serine/threonine-protein phosphatase BSL3-like has translation MVHIANQIDTSYKSKSNVVAHLLKPRGWKPPVRRQFFLDCNEISELCDSAERIFTSEPIVLQIKAPVKIFGDLHGQFGDLMRLFDEYGAPSTAGDISYIDYLFLGDYVDRGQHSLETIILLLALKIAYPHNIHLIRGNHEATYINALFGFRTECIERMGEQDGIWAWHRINRLFNWLPLAALMEKKVICMHGGIGHSINHVEQIENLQRPITMETGAIVLMDLLWYDPTENDSVEGLRPNARGPGLVTFGLVIEFCNNNDLQLIVRAHECVMDGFERFAQGHLITLFSATNYCGTTNNTGAILVLGRDLVVVPKLIHPLPPTFHSPETSLERHIEDTWMQEINANRPATPTRGRPQVANDQGSLAWI, from the exons ATGGTTCATATTGCTAACCAAATAGATACTTCATACAAGAGCAAGAGCAAT GTTGTTGCTCATCTTCTGAAACCACGTGGTTGGAAACCCCCTGTACGCAGGCAGTTCTTCTTAGATTGTAATGAGATCTCTGAGCTTTGTGATAGTGCTGAAAGAATATTCACTAGTGAGCCAATTGTTCTACAAATTAAAGCTCCTGTCAAAATCTTTGGTGATTTACATGGTCAGTTTGGGGATCTCATGCGCTTGTTTGATGAGTATGGTGCTCCTTCAACGGCAGGGGACATTTC TTATATTGATTATCTATTTTTGGGTGATTACGTTGATCGTGGCCAACATAGTCTGGAaactattattcttctccttgcATTGAAG ATTGCATATCCACATAATATACATTTAATTCGTGGAAACCATGAGGCAACATACATTAATGCTTTATTTGGGTTTCGTACCGAGTGCATTGAGAGAATG GGAGAACAAGACGGAATCTGGGCATGGCACCGTATTAACAGATTGTTTAATTGGTTGCCTTTAGCTGCTTTAATGGAGAAGAAAGTTATCTGCATGCATGGTGGTATTGGTCATTCCATAAATCATGTAGAGCAGATCGAAAACCTTCAACGACCTATCACAATGGAAACTGGCGCAATAGTTCTTATGGATCTGCTATG GTATGATCCAACAGAGAACGACAGTGTTGAGGGGTTAAGACCAAATGCCAGGGGGCCTGGCTTGGTTACTTTTGGG TTAGTTATTGAGTTCTGCAATAATAATGACCTCCAGTTGATAGTAAGGGCACATGAGTGTGTCATGGATGGTTTTGAACGATTTGCTCAGGGTCATTTAATCACTCTTTTCTCTGCAACTAACTATTGTG GAACAACAAATAACACGGGGGCAATTTTGGTTTTGGGACGAGATCTTGTGGTTGTCCCAAAGCTAATTCATCCCTTACCTCCTACCTTCCATTCTCCTGAAACATCACTGGAACGTCATATTGAGGATACATGGATGCAA GAAATTAATGCCAACAGACCAGCCACGCCTACCCGAGGCAGACCTCAAGTGGCAAATGATCAAGGTTCTCTAGCCTGGATATAG